The proteins below are encoded in one region of Candidatus Binatia bacterium:
- a CDS encoding formylglycine-generating enzyme family protein, which translates to MSPTMLDGMVRIEGGTFRMGSDRFYPEEAPVREVSVEAFWIDPYAVTNAEFSKFVRKTGYATIAEREPNPDDFPGAPAENLVPGAVCFHMTPGPVNLRDFMQWWSWVPGACWKHPEGPGSSIESRPDHPVVHVAYEDVESYARWAGKRLPTEAEWEFAARGGLDGKDFVWGDEMLPGGVPAANTWQGNFPYRSTAKRGPGTMPVGSFAANGFGLYDMAGNVWEWTSDWYVADRTELESPCCAGGAAARERSYDACQPATRIPRRVLKGGSFLCSPEYCLRFRPAARSPQMIDTGMSHVGFRCVRD; encoded by the coding sequence ATGAGCCCGACGATGCTGGACGGCATGGTTCGAATCGAGGGCGGGACGTTTCGAATGGGCTCGGACCGCTTCTATCCCGAAGAGGCGCCCGTGCGCGAGGTTAGCGTCGAGGCATTTTGGATCGATCCGTACGCGGTTACGAACGCGGAGTTCTCGAAGTTCGTTCGCAAGACCGGGTACGCTACGATCGCCGAGCGCGAACCGAATCCCGACGACTTTCCCGGAGCGCCGGCCGAGAATCTCGTTCCCGGTGCGGTCTGCTTTCACATGACGCCGGGGCCGGTGAATCTGCGCGACTTCATGCAGTGGTGGTCGTGGGTTCCAGGTGCGTGCTGGAAGCATCCCGAGGGTCCGGGCAGCTCGATCGAATCGCGTCCCGACCATCCCGTCGTGCACGTCGCGTACGAGGACGTCGAGTCGTACGCGCGTTGGGCCGGCAAACGTCTGCCGACCGAGGCGGAGTGGGAGTTTGCCGCGCGCGGCGGTCTCGATGGAAAGGACTTCGTCTGGGGCGACGAGATGCTGCCGGGAGGCGTTCCCGCGGCGAACACGTGGCAGGGCAACTTTCCGTATCGGAGCACGGCAAAGCGCGGGCCCGGTACGATGCCGGTCGGCAGTTTCGCCGCAAACGGCTTCGGTCTCTACGACATGGCGGGCAACGTCTGGGAATGGACGAGCGATTGGTACGTCGCCGATCGCACGGAACTGGAGTCGCCGTGCTGCGCCGGCGGAGCGGCAGCCCGCGAACGCAGCTACGACGCCTGTCAGCCGGCGACGCGAATTCCGCGCAGAGTCCTCAAGGGCGGATCGTTTCTCTGCTCGCCGGAGTACTGCTTACGTTTTCGCCCGGCCGCGCGCTCGCCGCAGATGATCGACACCGGAATGTCGCACGTCGGCTTTCGGTGCGTGCGTGACTAG
- a CDS encoding nuclear transport factor 2 family protein has product MLRLSVMLALIAALVAAPTVTIAASQESDVMAAVNQFVDGFNRGDQRAATSACAAPASIVDDFPPHEWQGPTACADWYAAYLADAKKEGITDGVVKLGSPWHVMVTGSRAYVVAPATFTYKVHGKPTKEGNAVFTVALQKLGAGWRITGWAWSQH; this is encoded by the coding sequence ATGCTGAGATTGAGCGTGATGCTCGCACTGATCGCCGCGCTCGTCGCGGCGCCGACGGTAACGATCGCGGCTTCCCAAGAGAGCGACGTCATGGCTGCCGTCAACCAGTTCGTCGACGGCTTCAATAGAGGCGACCAGAGAGCGGCGACGTCTGCGTGCGCCGCGCCGGCGTCGATCGTCGACGATTTTCCGCCGCACGAGTGGCAGGGACCCACGGCCTGCGCCGACTGGTACGCTGCGTATCTCGCGGACGCCAAGAAGGAAGGCATAACCGACGGCGTCGTCAAGCTCGGCAGCCCGTGGCACGTCATGGTGACCGGCAGCCGCGCGTACGTGGTAGCACCCGCGACCTTTACGTATAAGGTTCATGGAAAGCCGACGAAGGAAGGCAACGCCGTCTTTACCGTCGCGCTGCAGAAGCTCGGCGCCGGCTGGCGGATCACCGGCTGGGCCTGGTCGCAACACTGA
- a CDS encoding methyltransferase, with amino-acid sequence MGGFYESHPYPPPADDLDAYRGTWDDRRRRAESHLFWPGESYRDDRAILVAGCGTTQAAHYAVRWPRSRVVGIDLSEASIAFASDLKRKHGLVNLELRRLSVERAAELGERFDRVVCTGVLHHLPDPDAGLSALREALAPGGAMHLMVYAPYGRAGVYMLQEYCRRLRIGWSAAEIDDLAKSLRALPPDHPIVPLLRSSPDFSNKDALADALLHPIDRAYSVAQLFEFLRGADLAFGRWIRQAPYLPVCGAIAGTPHAARLATLPEREQYAMLELFRGTMVRHAVVAYRTDLPAIRAIDFGGDQWLRYVPMRREGTVAVRERLPAGAAAVLINRNHTYTDLYLPIDSAQEALFAAIDGERSIAQICGESGDLQHAREFFERLWLWDQVVFDATLRSGRASAS; translated from the coding sequence GTGGGTGGCTTTTACGAAAGCCACCCATACCCGCCGCCGGCCGACGATCTCGATGCCTATCGCGGGACGTGGGACGACCGGCGGCGGCGGGCCGAGTCGCATCTCTTTTGGCCCGGCGAAAGCTATCGCGACGACCGCGCGATTCTCGTCGCCGGCTGCGGCACGACGCAGGCGGCGCACTATGCCGTCCGGTGGCCCCGTTCGCGGGTCGTCGGCATCGACCTCAGCGAGGCGAGCATCGCTTTCGCCTCCGACCTGAAGCGCAAGCACGGCCTCGTCAACCTCGAGCTTCGGCGCCTATCCGTCGAGCGTGCGGCCGAGCTTGGGGAGCGTTTCGATCGCGTCGTCTGCACCGGCGTGCTCCATCACTTGCCCGATCCCGATGCGGGGCTGAGCGCGTTGCGGGAGGCGCTCGCGCCCGGCGGTGCGATGCACCTCATGGTCTACGCGCCGTACGGACGCGCCGGCGTCTACATGTTGCAGGAGTACTGCCGCCGGCTGCGCATCGGATGGAGCGCGGCCGAGATCGACGATCTTGCGAAGAGCCTGCGCGCGCTGCCGCCGGACCACCCGATCGTGCCGTTGCTCCGGTCCTCGCCGGATTTTTCGAACAAAGACGCGCTGGCCGATGCACTGCTCCATCCAATCGACCGCGCCTACTCCGTCGCGCAATTGTTCGAATTCTTGCGCGGCGCCGATCTGGCTTTCGGCCGCTGGATCCGCCAGGCACCGTATCTCCCCGTCTGCGGCGCGATCGCGGGGACGCCGCACGCCGCCAGGCTCGCCACGCTGCCCGAGCGCGAGCAGTACGCGATGCTCGAGCTTTTTCGCGGCACGATGGTTCGGCACGCAGTCGTCGCGTACCGAACGGACCTTCCTGCGATCCGAGCGATCGACTTCGGCGGCGACCAATGGCTCCGCTACGTGCCGATGCGCCGCGAGGGGACTGTCGCGGTGCGCGAACGTCTTCCGGCCGGCGCGGCGGCGGTGCTGATCAACCGCAACCACACCTACACCGACCTGTATCTGCCGATTGATTCCGCGCAGGAAGCTCTGTTCGCGGCGATCGACGGGGAGCGCTCGATCGCGCAGATTTGCGGCGAGAGCGGCGATCTACAACATGCGCGCGAGTTTTTCGAGCGCCTCTGGCTCTGGGATCAGGTCGTCTTTGACGCGACGTTGCGATCGGGGCGCGCGAGCGCCTCGTAG
- a CDS encoding amino acid permease → MNESERLAALGYRQELSRVLSLFDNFSVAFSYLSPMVGIYSLYTLGLGTGGPRYIWTIPIVVGLMMLVALVFGELASEYPLSGALYQYGKYTVGPRYGWFIGWIYGFALLATVASVDSGAVGYVASLSNVWFGTKLDPANHVTIFAIAGGIIVLSAILNWIGAKIMGRVGRFGVYVETIGTFGVFLALAIAGFHHGFGFLFSTAGVEHVGSNPLGLNFGGNWWTGAALVAVLANVYIFYGFESAGAISEETIEAQRQVPKAMRTALLYGGIASFALVAGLLLATPPGGIGGVVSGGINTILATLPGWLQTFFLVMVIVAFFSCGTAVQGAGARVAYALARDGALPLSGRIRAISPRHRTPANAILVGTIVPFLFLLLVLINPSTNVRILWFDYPAHVNALYALVSFATSGIYLAFLLTVLGAAVARLRGWVPGGAFRLGRWGWPVTAGAAVYLLLMLADIVWPSPLSSGRAVFNYGWVTLLVMAVIVAAGAIYEALARPDRNVASKTT, encoded by the coding sequence CTGAACGAATCCGAGCGGCTCGCCGCTCTCGGGTACCGGCAAGAGCTGTCGCGAGTACTCTCGCTCTTCGACAACTTCTCGGTAGCGTTCAGCTACCTGAGTCCGATGGTGGGAATCTACTCGCTCTACACGCTGGGCTTGGGCACGGGCGGGCCGCGCTATATCTGGACGATCCCGATCGTCGTCGGCCTCATGATGCTCGTCGCGCTCGTCTTCGGCGAGCTCGCGAGCGAGTATCCGCTCTCGGGGGCGCTCTACCAATACGGGAAATACACCGTCGGTCCGCGCTACGGGTGGTTCATCGGATGGATCTACGGTTTCGCGCTTCTCGCGACGGTGGCGTCGGTCGATTCCGGCGCGGTCGGTTACGTCGCCTCGCTGTCGAACGTCTGGTTCGGGACGAAACTCGATCCGGCGAACCACGTGACGATCTTCGCGATCGCGGGCGGCATCATCGTCCTCTCCGCGATCCTCAACTGGATCGGCGCGAAGATCATGGGGCGGGTCGGGCGCTTCGGCGTCTACGTCGAGACGATCGGAACGTTCGGCGTCTTCTTGGCGCTCGCCATCGCCGGCTTCCATCACGGCTTCGGCTTTCTCTTCTCCACCGCCGGCGTCGAGCACGTCGGGAGCAATCCGCTCGGTCTGAACTTCGGCGGTAACTGGTGGACCGGCGCGGCGCTCGTCGCCGTTCTCGCCAACGTCTACATCTTCTACGGCTTCGAATCCGCCGGCGCCATCTCCGAGGAGACGATCGAGGCGCAGCGCCAGGTGCCGAAGGCGATGCGCACCGCGCTGCTCTACGGCGGCATCGCCTCGTTCGCTTTGGTGGCCGGCCTGCTGCTCGCTACGCCGCCGGGCGGCATCGGGGGCGTCGTCAGCGGCGGCATCAACACGATCCTCGCGACGCTGCCGGGATGGCTGCAGACCTTCTTCCTCGTGATGGTGATCGTCGCGTTCTTCAGTTGCGGCACGGCGGTGCAGGGCGCCGGCGCACGCGTCGCCTACGCGCTCGCTCGCGACGGCGCGCTGCCGCTCAGCGGCCGGATTCGCGCGATCTCGCCGCGCCACCGCACGCCTGCCAACGCGATCCTCGTCGGCACGATCGTCCCCTTTCTCTTCCTGCTGCTCGTCCTGATAAATCCGAGCACGAACGTGCGCATTCTCTGGTTCGACTATCCGGCGCACGTCAACGCGTTGTACGCGCTCGTCTCCTTCGCGACGTCCGGCATCTACCTGGCCTTTTTACTCACCGTGCTCGGAGCCGCCGTCGCGCGACTGCGCGGATGGGTTCCGGGCGGTGCCTTTAGGCTCGGGCGATGGGGATGGCCGGTCACGGCCGGCGCCGCGGTCTACCTGCTGCTGATGCTCGCCGACATCGTCTGGCCCAGCCCGCTGAGCAGCGGCCGCGCCGTCTTCAACTACGGATGGGTCACGCTGCTCGTCATGGCGGTCATCGTCGCGGCGGGAGCGATCTACGAGGCGCTCGCGCGCCCCGATCGCAACGTCGCGTCAAAGACGACCTGA
- a CDS encoding arylsulfatase, with amino-acid sequence MAAKKPNILILWGDDIGIWNLSRFSNGSMGYRTPNIDRVAHEGGLFTDYYSQQSCTAGRACFIAGQNPIRTGLTKVGMPGATVGLQAEDPTIAELLKPLGYATGQFGKNHLGDRNEFLPTVHGFDEFFGNLYHLNAEEEPELPDYPKDPKFKEMFGPRGVLHCWATDKDDATVDPRWGRVGKQKVEDTGPLTKKRMETIDEEITAGALAWMEKQAKADKPFFLWYNSTAMHFRTHVAPKNIGKSGQDPYSDRMVVHDEQIGMMLDKLDELGIAENTIVMYSTDNGPENDTWPDGANTPYRGQKDSNWEGGWRVPCFIRWPGVIKPGAIYNEIVSHIDMFPTLLAAAGNPDVKQQLLDGCTVDGKKFNVHLDGYNMIPYFSGASETSPRNHIIYFSDDGEVIAVRVGDYKFNLSVQRANQMQLWAEPFVKLRVPHIVNLRRDPFERADFNSNTYWDWAVDHIPQMYLMQAVVAEQIEGFKKFPPRQKPASFNLDSVMEQVNTPHG; translated from the coding sequence ATGGCAGCGAAGAAACCCAATATCCTCATCCTTTGGGGCGACGACATCGGCATCTGGAATCTCAGCAGGTTCAGCAACGGAAGCATGGGATATCGGACGCCCAACATCGACCGCGTGGCGCACGAAGGCGGTCTCTTTACCGATTACTACTCGCAGCAGAGCTGCACCGCCGGTCGCGCCTGCTTCATCGCCGGTCAGAACCCGATCCGCACCGGCCTGACGAAAGTCGGCATGCCAGGAGCGACGGTCGGCCTGCAGGCGGAAGATCCGACGATCGCCGAGCTATTGAAGCCGCTCGGTTACGCGACCGGACAGTTCGGCAAGAATCACCTCGGCGACCGCAACGAGTTTCTGCCGACGGTTCACGGCTTCGACGAATTTTTCGGCAACCTCTACCATCTCAACGCCGAGGAAGAACCGGAGCTTCCCGACTATCCGAAGGATCCGAAGTTCAAAGAGATGTTCGGACCGCGCGGCGTCCTGCATTGCTGGGCGACCGACAAGGACGACGCGACGGTGGATCCGCGATGGGGCCGCGTAGGAAAACAAAAAGTCGAAGACACCGGTCCGCTGACGAAGAAGCGCATGGAGACGATCGACGAGGAGATCACGGCCGGCGCGCTTGCGTGGATGGAGAAACAGGCGAAAGCCGACAAGCCGTTCTTCCTTTGGTATAACTCGACGGCGATGCACTTCCGCACGCACGTCGCGCCGAAGAACATCGGCAAGAGCGGCCAGGATCCCTACAGCGACCGGATGGTCGTGCACGACGAGCAGATCGGGATGATGCTCGATAAGCTCGACGAGCTGGGGATCGCCGAAAACACGATCGTCATGTACTCGACCGACAACGGCCCCGAGAACGACACGTGGCCGGACGGCGCCAACACGCCGTACCGCGGCCAGAAGGACTCGAACTGGGAGGGCGGCTGGCGCGTCCCGTGCTTCATCCGCTGGCCGGGCGTCATCAAGCCCGGTGCGATCTACAACGAGATCGTCTCCCATATCGACATGTTCCCGACGCTGCTCGCCGCGGCCGGAAATCCGGACGTCAAGCAGCAGCTCCTCGACGGGTGCACGGTGGACGGGAAGAAGTTCAACGTCCATCTCGACGGCTATAACATGATTCCGTACTTCTCCGGCGCGTCGGAGACGAGCCCGAGAAACCATATCATCTACTTCAGCGACGACGGCGAAGTGATCGCGGTGCGCGTCGGGGATTACAAGTTCAACTTGTCCGTCCAGCGCGCGAATCAGATGCAGCTCTGGGCCGAGCCCTTCGTCAAGCTGCGCGTGCCGCATATCGTCAATTTGCGGCGCGACCCGTTCGAGCGAGCGGACTTTAACTCGAATACGTACTGGGACTGGGCGGTGGACCACATCCCGCAGATGTATCTGATGCAGGCGGTCGTCGCCGAGCAGATCGAGGGCTTCAAGAAGTTCCCGCCGCGGCAAAAACCCGCGTCGTTCAATCTCGACTCCGTCATGGAACAGGTGAACACGCCCCACGGCTAG
- a CDS encoding FAD-dependent oxidoreductase translates to MRERHRETLRSVVTTFAPADARVDRITELAAAAIDGLTPRRRAELLMLLALLRLPMRAGDAAREAALNALARAPVAKLRTGFAALKRLALFLAYAESEPGSENPTWKRIGYPGPRGDGRAGAAALPLAVASDGEIVRADVVVIGSGAGGATAASSFARAGKRVVVLEAGGAYDAASFTQREISMADLYLDRGLTSSSDLGIAILAGATLGGGTAVNWCTSLRLPERIAAEWQEQSGIERLGAELEAHYAAVEARLSIAPALTHNANNAVIVEGARALGVDAEATPRNASPECGAGCGYCGFGCSYEKKHCGVAVFLPDLAASGGAIYANAAAQRITMRGSRARGAIALQTGASGFARFEVEAACVVVAAGALRTPQLLARSGVRHPLLGRRLFLHPVSSAIAEFDRRIEPWNGPMQSAHSDAFNYRTGNYGTKIEAAPAHPGLAALALPWTSRAEHAEMMERMPNVATLLALTRDRDPGRVGLDDEASIEYRLSAHDGENLLAGLRGLVDLAFAAGAVRVTTLHATPIAVEAAQWTPRFRDEFAARLRRIGVAPNRQILFSAHQMGTAAMGSGRVRGVVDPAGCVWECENLLVADGSLFPQSSGVNPMLTIMAMASRVAAQNGGA, encoded by the coding sequence ATGCGCGAGCGGCACAGGGAGACGCTGCGTAGCGTCGTCACGACCTTCGCTCCTGCCGATGCGCGCGTCGATCGCATAACGGAGCTCGCGGCGGCGGCGATTGACGGCCTGACGCCCCGACGGCGCGCGGAGCTCCTCATGCTGCTCGCCCTGCTTCGCCTGCCGATGCGTGCCGGCGACGCCGCCCGCGAGGCCGCGCTGAACGCGCTCGCGCGCGCGCCGGTCGCAAAACTGCGAACCGGGTTCGCCGCACTAAAGCGGCTGGCGCTCTTCCTCGCCTATGCCGAGAGCGAGCCCGGCAGCGAGAATCCCACGTGGAAACGCATCGGTTATCCCGGCCCGCGCGGGGACGGGCGCGCGGGCGCGGCGGCGCTGCCGCTCGCGGTGGCGAGCGACGGCGAGATCGTTCGCGCCGACGTCGTCGTGATCGGCAGCGGTGCCGGCGGTGCCACCGCCGCATCGTCGTTCGCGCGCGCCGGCAAGCGCGTCGTCGTGCTGGAGGCGGGCGGCGCGTACGACGCAGCGTCGTTCACGCAACGCGAAATCTCGATGGCGGATCTCTATCTCGATCGCGGCCTGACGTCGAGCAGCGACCTCGGCATCGCGATCCTCGCCGGCGCGACGCTCGGCGGCGGAACGGCCGTCAACTGGTGCACGTCGCTGCGGCTACCCGAGCGGATCGCTGCGGAATGGCAGGAGCAGAGCGGCATCGAGCGGCTCGGCGCGGAGCTCGAGGCGCACTACGCGGCCGTCGAGGCGCGCCTCTCGATCGCGCCGGCCCTGACGCACAACGCGAACAACGCCGTGATCGTCGAGGGTGCGCGAGCGCTCGGGGTGGACGCCGAGGCGACGCCGCGCAACGCCTCGCCGGAGTGCGGCGCCGGCTGCGGGTACTGCGGCTTCGGCTGTTCCTACGAAAAGAAACACTGTGGCGTCGCCGTCTTCTTGCCCGACCTCGCGGCGAGCGGCGGCGCGATCTACGCGAACGCCGCCGCGCAGCGAATCACGATGCGCGGGTCTCGCGCGCGAGGCGCGATCGCGCTGCAGACCGGCGCCTCCGGCTTCGCGCGCTTCGAAGTGGAGGCAGCGTGCGTCGTCGTCGCCGCGGGCGCGCTGCGGACGCCCCAGCTCCTCGCGCGCAGCGGCGTGCGCCATCCGCTGCTCGGCAGGCGCCTCTTCCTTCATCCGGTCTCGTCGGCGATCGCCGAGTTCGACCGGCGCATCGAGCCCTGGAACGGACCGATGCAGAGCGCGCACTCCGACGCGTTCAACTATCGCACCGGCAACTACGGAACGAAGATCGAAGCCGCCCCGGCCCACCCCGGGCTCGCAGCGCTCGCTCTGCCTTGGACGAGTCGTGCCGAGCATGCCGAAATGATGGAGCGGATGCCCAACGTCGCCACGCTGCTCGCGCTGACGCGCGACCGCGACCCCGGCCGCGTCGGCCTCGACGACGAGGCCTCGATCGAGTATCGCCTCTCGGCGCACGACGGGGAGAACCTGCTCGCGGGCCTGCGCGGCCTCGTCGACCTCGCGTTCGCCGCCGGAGCGGTGCGCGTGACGACGCTGCACGCTACGCCGATCGCGGTCGAGGCCGCGCAGTGGACGCCGCGCTTTCGCGACGAGTTCGCGGCGCGGCTGCGCAGGATCGGCGTCGCGCCGAACCGGCAGATCCTCTTCTCGGCACATCAGATGGGAACGGCCGCGATGGGCTCCGGCCGCGTCCGCGGCGTCGTCGATCCGGCCGGATGCGTCTGGGAGTGCGAGAACCTGCTCGTGGCCGACGGATCGCTCTTTCCGCAGTCGAGCGGCGTCAATCCAATGCTAACGATCATGGCGATGGCGAGCCGCGTCGCCGCTCAGAATGGAGGAGCATGA